One Longimicrobium terrae genomic window, CTGCTGCTGAGCGTGTAGGTGTGCGGCCGGTCCGTCATCAGCCGGCGGATCTCGCGGAAGTGGCCCGACGCGGCCAAGCGTCCGGCCACCACCACCAGGACGTTGTTGGCCAGCTGGTCCAGCTCCTCCAGGATGTGCGAGGAGATCAGGATGGTCCGCCCCTCGTCGGCCAGGCGCTTGAGCAGCGACATCATCTGCATGCGCTGGGCGGGGTCCATTCCGTTGAACGGCTCGTCCAGCAGCAGAATGCGCGGGTCGTGCACCAGCGCGCCGGCGATCTTGGCGCGCTGCCGCATTCCCTTGCTGTATCCCCCGATGCGGCGGTGCATGGCCCCGCGCAGGTCCACCGTGTCCACCGCGCGCTCCGCCGCCGCGTCCGCGTCGGGCAGGCCGTGCAGCCGCGCGTTCATCCGCGCGAACTCGTACGCGGTCAGAAACGGGTACACGGCCTCGCGCTCGGGCACCAGCCCCACGTGGCGGTACACCTCGGGGTTCTTCCACGCCGTCATCCCCGCCACGCGCACCTCGCCCGCGGACGGCGCCAGAAAGCCCGCTATCATGTGCAGGATGGTGCTCTTGCCGGCGCCGTTGGGCCCCAGCAGCCCGGTGATCCCCGCGCCCAGGCTGAAGCTGATGTCGTTGACCGCCACCACGTTGCCGTACCAGCGCGACACGTTGCGCAGCTCCACCGCGGTGGCGGACGACGCCGGCGCGGCGGGCGCGGCGGCTTCCAACAATCCCACGCTCATGTGCGGATCCTCGAGTAGCGGTACAGCAGGATGCTGGTGAACAGGACGGCGATCCCAGCCACGGTGCCCAGGTACACGCCGGAGGGAAGGTGTGCCTGCGCGATCGGGTTGCCGCGCCCGGCCTCCTTGCCGAACAGCTCCAGAATGGCGCCCTGCACCACGAACACCGGGTTCAGCAGCAGCCCGTAGTCCGACGCCCGCGCCTCCAGCTCCGACAGGATCCCCGCGATGGCGAACGTCACCAGGTACAGCCCCAGCACCATGGCGCTGGCGATTCCCCGGCGCGACACCAGCGACGAAAGCGCGAGCGACAGCGTGCCCAGCACCGCCGCGGCCACCAGCCCCGCGCCCAGGATTGGGAGAAAGTTGCCGGACTCCGCCCGCACCGCCGCGCCGAAGTCCGTCGCCATTCCGAACCGGCCGATGAGGATGATGAACAGCGGCGTGAACGACAGGATGAACACCGCCGTGGCCATGGCGGCCAGCTTGGCGAGCGCGTAGTCGCTGGTGCGCAGCGCGCGGGAGAAGTAGAGCGGGAGCACGCGGTTGTGCTGGTCGCGGCTCACCAGTTCCGGGGCCTGCGCCGCGCAGAAGAGCGCCACGCTCACGCCCACCCATCCGAAGTAGTTGTGGTACTCGATCAGCTTTACGCCCTCGCCCAGCGTGGCGCCCACGGCCACCTGCAGCGCGGCGGGAAAGTTGATGACCGCGAACAGAAACCAGGGAATCCACAGCGACTTGATGCCGCGCCCCAGCCCGAAGGCGGTGCGCAGCGAGTGCGTGTACAGCGTGCGAAAAGCGTAGCCCCGCCCCAGCCGCGCGCCCTGGTAGTTGCGGTACCCGATGTCGTAGATGGTGCCGGCGACGGCGTCAGGCGCGAGCGGCATGCGCCTCCTGTGCGGTGGGGGTGGGCGATGCGGGGCGGAACAGCTCCTGAAGGCTGTGGCGGCGGCGCTCCATGCGCACCAGCGACAGTCCCAGCTCGGCCGCGCCGTCGCGGACGGCGTCGTACGGGCGGTCGTCGGCCAACGGCAGCAGAACGAGCGCGCCCTCGGTGCGGGCTTCCACGCCGGCGCGGGCCAGGTACGCCAGCAGCGCCTCCGTCCCCTCGTCCACCTCCACCGCCAGCAGGTGCTGCGAGCCGGTAAAGGAGTGCAGCGGGGCGGCGCTCTTCAGATGGCCGCCGTCGATGGCCACCAGGTATTCGCAGACGCGCTCGATCTCCCCCAGCAGGTGCGAGCTCACCATCACCGCGATGCCGAACTCCCTGCCGGTGCGGCGGATGAGCTCCAGCATCTCGTCGCGGCCGGCGGGGTCCAGGCCGTTGGTGGGCTCGTCCAGCAGCAGCAGGCGCGGATCGTGGACCAGCGACTGGGCCAGCTTCACGCGCTGCTTCATCCCCGTGCTGTAGCCGCCGATGAGCCGGTAGCGCTCTTCGTACAGCCCCACGTGGCGCAGCATCTCGGCGGTGCGCTCGCGCGCGGCGGCCTTGGGCAGCCCGCTCAGCCGGCCCATGTGCGACACGAAGTCCGTGGCCGTCATGTCCGGCGGAAGGCAGTCGTGCTCGGGCATGTAGCCCACCAGCTGGCGGATTTCAATCCCCCGCGTGCGGGTGTCCATGTCGAACACGCGCACGTCGCCGCGCGTGGGGTGCAGCAGGCCCAGCAGAGTCTTGATCAGGGTGCTCTTGCCGGCCCCGTTGGCGCCCACGAACCCGATGATTCCGGGCTCCAGCTCCAGCGAAAGGCCGTTCAGCGCGGTCACGCCGCCCGGGTAGGTGTGCGTGAGGTCGCGTACCGAAATCAGGGACATGCGTCCGTTTCAGTGATGCGGAGGGGAGGGGCGAGTGGCCGGATGGCAGAGAAGCCGTGCGGAGGTGAACGGGAAAGCTAGCGGCGGAGTTTCAGCCGCGCGAGGCTGGGCTTTCCCGTATGCGCGGTTTTTCGATGAGAATTGGATGATGAACGGCAACTGCCCTCATCCGGGCGATGCGGCGAGTGCCGGCACGCGGAAAACTCGGAAACTGCCCTCACGCGGGGGTCGCGGGGGTTCGCGGGGGTCGCGGGGGAACTGCGGGACGGGATCGCGAACTGTTGAATCCTTCAAGGCTGGAAGCCGCTCGCGGTAGAGGGCAGTCCCAATGGTTTCGCCGCCCTCGCGGTCGAGCGCACGACAAACGCGTCCACCACCTGTAGTTGCCGGTACGCCGAAAGGCGTCATCCTGAGACTCAGGATGACGCCTTGTGGCGTGAAGATCGAATGGCCGGGGTCGACGGCCGAGGCTGGTGAGGGCCGGGTCTTCCCGGCATCCCTCGCAAGTCCACAGAGCGTCGGGTGAGAAACGGAGCGGGGCCCGGCGATGGTCGCCGGGCCCCGCTTCTATCTCATCCGGTGCGGTCAGAAGCCCGGAGGATCACCCTGGCGCGAGCCGCCGCCGTGCTCGGTCGGCGGATCGGCCGGCTTGGTGTCTTCCGTCATCTTGGGCCACGTGGTGCCGCTGGCCCCGGGAACGCTGCTCCCCGTCGATCCCGCGCCCGTGGATCCCAGTCCGGACGATCCCGTCGATCCGAATCCCGAGGAGCCGGTTCCCGCCGAGCCCGTGCCGGCCGAGCCGAGGCCCGATCCGCCGCCCGTGGATCCCAATCCCGAAGAGCCCGCGCCGGAGCCGAACGCGGAGCCCGCGAGCGGATCGGTGGACGCGGTGCCGGCCGTGCCCACGTCCGGCGACAGGCCGCTGGAGGCCGCCGGCGTGTTGTGCGCGCCGGTGGTGCCCGTGGCGCCCGGCGTGGTGCTGGTGGACGACGGCGACGGCGAGCCGGAACCGCCGGCCGCGCTGGCGTGGCGCGCCTCGGTGCGCTCCGCCCGCTCGTCGAACTCGCGCCGCAGGCCGTCCAGCGCGCCCTGAATGCGCGTAAGCAGCCCGTCGATGCGCGGCTGCACGTCGGCGATGAACTCGTCCACCCGCGGACGGGCCCGGTCGCGCGCGTCCTGAATGGTCGGCTTGAACTGCTCCACCGCGCCATCCACCCGCGTCTCCAGCTCTTGGAACGCCTGCTTGATCTTGGGCCGCAGATCGCCGAACAGCGACTCCAGCTTGGCGTTGATCTCGCCGAACGGATCGTGCCCGCCACCCGTCGATCCGGTCGAACCCGCCGATCCAGCGGAGCCCGTCGATCCGGTCGATCCACCGTACCCGGCAGAGCCCGCCGAGCCGGTTTCCGCAGAACCGGACGCGTTACCGGAGCCCATGCCGGGGCCGCCGTCGGTGCGGCCGGCGGGGATGGCGTGGCCGCCCAGTTCCGCCGCCGCTTCCGAGCCGGAAATGGGGTTCACCGTGCCGCCGGAGCCGCCCGTGATGCCGCTGCTGTGCCCGATGGGCTCGCCCGAGCCGCCGGCCGGTCCGCCCGTGCCGCCGGTTCCACCGGTGCTGCCGGAGCCGTAGGGGTTCTGATCCATGGATGATTCTCCGTGTGGGCCTGTGCTGCCTGGCCGCCGGCGGATGCCGGCGCCCGGGGGACTACGTTGCCACTGAGACAGGGTTTCGCAACGCACCGCCCGTGCCGCGCACCCCGGCCTTTCGCCCGTTCCCCCGCGCCCGTAGACTGGCGGGCCGGATGGTTTCCCTTTTCCGCACCTTTCCCGCGCCCGGATTTCCCATGCGCATGGCACCGCTGCTGGCCCTTCTGGCGCTCGCCGCACCCGCGGCCGCGCAGTCCGGCACTCCCCGGTCAGGAGAACGCATGCTCGTCGTCGCCAACAAGCAGGACGCGACCGCCTCGCTCATCGACCCCCGCTCCGGCACCACGGTGGCCACGCTCCCCACCGGCACCGGCCCGCACGAGGCCGCCGTGAGCCACGACGGGCGCTGGGCCGTGGTCAGCGACTACGGCGACCGCACGCCCGGCGGCACGCTCACGGTCATCGACCTCGATTCGCGGACGGTGGCGCGAAAGATTGATCTGTCGCCGCACCGCCGGCCGCACGGCGTCGCCTTTCTTCCCGGCGACCGCACGCTGGCCGTGACCTCCGAATCCAGCCAGGCGGTGCTGATGGTGGACTTCGCCTCCGGCGCGGTGACGGCCATCCCCACCGGGCAGGCGGGCTCGCACATGCTGGCCGTATCGCCGGACGGCGCCACCATCTACACCGCCAACGTGGGCGGCGGCAGCGTGACGCGTATCGACATCGCCACCAAAGAGGCCCGCACGGTTTCCGTCGCGCCGCGGACGGAGGGGATCGGGCTGTCCGCGGACGGCGCGCAGGTGTGGGTGGGGAGCAACGACCAGAACACCGTCACCGTGCTGGACGCGCGCACGCTGGCGGCCCTCGACACGCTCCCCGCGCCCGGGCTCCCTTACCGCGTCAACGGCGGCGGCAGGTGGATGGTGGTCAGCAATCCCATGAACAGCACGGTGCGCGTGTTTGACGCGGCCAGCCGCGCGCAGGTGGCGGAAATCCGCATTCCGCTGGACCCGGCGCGCG contains:
- a CDS encoding ABC transporter ATP-binding protein, which encodes MSVGLLEAAAPAAPASSATAVELRNVSRWYGNVVAVNDISFSLGAGITGLLGPNGAGKSTILHMIAGFLAPSAGEVRVAGMTAWKNPEVYRHVGLVPEREAVYPFLTAYEFARMNARLHGLPDADAAAERAVDTVDLRGAMHRRIGGYSKGMRQRAKIAGALVHDPRILLLDEPFNGMDPAQRMQMMSLLKRLADEGRTILISSHILEELDQLANNVLVVVAGRLAASGHFREIRRLMTDRPHTYTLSSSDDRRLAAALMAEPSVQGLELGEVLTVRAGDRGSFALALPRVARAAGVTLYELRPTDESLESVFSYLVKR
- a CDS encoding ABC transporter ATP-binding protein — protein: MSLISVRDLTHTYPGGVTALNGLSLELEPGIIGFVGANGAGKSTLIKTLLGLLHPTRGDVRVFDMDTRTRGIEIRQLVGYMPEHDCLPPDMTATDFVSHMGRLSGLPKAAARERTAEMLRHVGLYEERYRLIGGYSTGMKQRVKLAQSLVHDPRLLLLDEPTNGLDPAGRDEMLELIRRTGREFGIAVMVSSHLLGEIERVCEYLVAIDGGHLKSAAPLHSFTGSQHLLAVEVDEGTEALLAYLARAGVEARTEGALVLLPLADDRPYDAVRDGAAELGLSLVRMERRRHSLQELFRPASPTPTAQEAHAARA
- a CDS encoding apolipoprotein A1/A4/E family protein, coding for MDQNPYGSGSTGGTGGTGGPAGGSGEPIGHSSGITGGSGGTVNPISGSEAAAELGGHAIPAGRTDGGPGMGSGNASGSAETGSAGSAGYGGSTGSTGSAGSAGSTGSTGGGHDPFGEINAKLESLFGDLRPKIKQAFQELETRVDGAVEQFKPTIQDARDRARPRVDEFIADVQPRIDGLLTRIQGALDGLRREFDERAERTEARHASAAGGSGSPSPSSTSTTPGATGTTGAHNTPAASSGLSPDVGTAGTASTDPLAGSAFGSGAGSSGLGSTGGGSGLGSAGTGSAGTGSSGFGSTGSSGLGSTGAGSTGSSVPGASGTTWPKMTEDTKPADPPTEHGGGSRQGDPPGF